In Planococcus versutus, the DNA window CGGCAATTTGCGCATGGCTTGTTCAACACGTTCGGCCATGTCTTTTAAACTTTCACCATCAGGCGGAGTAATGTTCCATGGGTCTTTTATCCAGTCGCGATACAGTTGATTGTCTTTTAGTTCTTGATAGGTTTTCATTTCCCATTGACCGAAATGACATTCTCGCAAGTTTCGGTTGGCACGGTACACAGCATTCGGAAACAACATGGCAGCCGTTTCTCGACAACGCCTTAAATCGCTGCCCATGACGCTTTGCAATTGTAAATCAGCTTTAGCATCAAATGGCAAGATCGATTCAT includes these proteins:
- a CDS encoding histidine phosphatase family protein, which produces MDEPFVLSLIRHAPTRGNEQKRYIGWTDESILPFDAKADLQLQSVMGSDLRRCRETAAMLFPNAVYRANRNLRECHFGQWEMKTYQELKDNQLYRDWIKDPWNITPPDGESLKDMAERVEQAMRKLPSGNEVTLVLHGGPIRYLLAKALGENFQDQVALHGGCHRLTWQSRQAFEERTLCTSFSVEPLTANDIM